The window TACAAGTACTGCGAGAGATTTTGTAGAATTTCCTTCTCAGTTTAACGAGAATTGGTCTACACATCCTGAAGTTTTAAATAATTATGCAATTCATTATAAAACAGGAGAAGTTATTCCTGCTTCATTATTGAAAAAAATAAAAGATGCAGGAACTTTTAATCAAGGATATTCTATGATTGAAAACTTATGTTCTTCTAGTTTAGACATGAAATGGCATACAATTTCTGCGGATGAAAAAATTACAGACGTTGCTAAGTTTGAATTAGAAGCATTGGCAAAAATGAAGCTAAATGTAGATGAAGTTCCGCCAAGATATCGTTCTACATATTTCGCACATATTTTTAGCGGAGGTTATGCTGCTGGTTATTATTCGTATTTATGGACGGAAATGTTAAGTCACGATGCGTACGATTGGTTTAAAGACAACGGATTGTTAACACGTGAAAACGGACAAAAATTCCGTGAGCAAGTTTTATCTAAAGGAAACACAATGGATTATGCAGAAATGTATAAAACCTTTGCAGGTCGTAATCCTGAAGCTGCACCAATGTTAAAAGCGAGAGGTTTAAAATAGTTTATGAAATATCTTAAAGCTTTTTTATTAGTTCTGGTTATTTGTTGTTCTTGTAAAAAAGTAATAACAAATGATATTAATATTCAAGCAGATAAAATTATTAAAGAGGAAAGAGTTACATATCAATTACATAAATATGAACTTGATAAATTAAAAATTCATTCTTTAAAAATAATTAAAACAGACACCACTTTAATTTATAATTACGTAAATTCTATTGATGGAAAATATAATATAGATTTTGAATTTTCTGAAAAAGAAAAAGAGTTGTTATTCTACAATGGAGAACGTTTTCACATTATAGATAGTAGTTTTGTATTTGTTGATAAAAGAATATCTGAGGATCCATTTTATTTTTTCTGGCAAGAAAATGGCAAATCTCATCAATCGAGACCAATCTTGTTTAATGAAAAGTATGGTCTTCTTGGAGTTTTTAATTCTTATGGGCCTGAGTTAATAATACTAAAACACAAGACTGAGGATTTTGATTTAATAACTAAAATAAAAAATGCAATGGGTGATTTTGCCCCTAAATAAAATGACAGACAATTATTTCGACAGCGAAGAATACTCAAAAAATGATTTTACAACAACTAAAATCAAAAAAGGAGAATACGATAATTGTACGTTTTCAAATTGTAATTTTGAAGGTATTCATGCATCAAATATTCAGTTTGTAGAATGTGAATTTATAGATTGTAATTTTAGCAATACTATTGTTAAAGACACTGCTTTTAAAGACGTGAACTTTATCAATTGTAAAATGATTGGTGTAAAATTCAATGAGGTAGATCCGTTTTTACTGCAATTTAGTTTTAAAGATTGTCAGTTAAACTATTCAAGTTTTTATCAATTAAAAATGCCAAATACTAGGTTTATAGATTGTAATTTAGAAGAAGTAGATTTTACGGAAACTGATGTAATAAGTACAATTTTTGACAAATCAGATTTACAACTGGCCATTTTTAGTCGAACTAATTTAGAAAAATCAGATTTTAGAACAGCGTTTAATTTTAATATCAATCCAGAGAATAATAAGTTAAAAGGAGCAAAGTTTAGTAAAGAGAATCTTGTTGGACTTTTACTAAATTATAATATTGTTATAGAGTAATGACAAAAGAAATAGAAGACAAACTTGAGAAAATACCAATTGTAAACCTTTTGGTGAAATTTGGCAAGAAAATTAAAATTCCTGGATTAGAAGGCATGTCTTTGTATGATGTAATTGAAATGTACATTATTGGTATTGTAAAAGGTGCATTAACAACACGTGCAGGCGGAATTGCATTCAGTTTTTTTATGGCAATTTTTCCGTTTATGCTGTTTGTTTTATCGTTAATTCCCTACATACCAATTGAAGGATTTCAAGACAATCTTTTTAGTTTAATTCAAGAAATGTTACCGCCAAAAACTTTTGAAGCTGTAGATGTAGTTATTAAAGATATTATAAACAATCAATATGGTGGATTGTTATCTTTTGGTTTTTTAGCTTCCATGTTTTTAATGACAAACGGCGTAAATGCCATTTTTGGAGGTTTTGAATATTCGTATCATGTAAAAGAATTTAGAAACGTTTTTAGAGCGTATTTTGTTTCTTTAGGCGTGTCTTTATTAATGGTTTTATTCTTAATTGTCACGGTGGTTTTAATTATATATTATCAAATTGCACTGACAAGAATTGATAAAATTGGTTGGTTAGATACAGTAGATTTAAACTTGTTTTATTGGGGAAGAGGTTTACTCTTTTTATTGATGATTTTTACCATTGTATCATTACTATTTCGTTTTGGAACCACACAAGGAAAGGAAGTTAAGTTCTTTTCTGCCGGAGCAATCTTAACCACTGTTTTATCATTATTTACATTTTATGTATTCGGAATTTACGTTGTAAAATTTGCAACATACAATCAATTATACGGTTCTATTGGAACACTTTTAATACTAATGCTATTTGTGTGGCTAAACGCAATAATTCTGTTATTAGGTTTCGAATTAAACGCTTCTTTGTATAGTTTAAGACGAAGAAATAAAACTTTTACAACTCCTAAAAAATTATAACTTTTTCACGATATTTGCAGGCGCAATTTTTAATTGCAAATGTTAAATTTTAAGTTATTAGTTTTAAGTAATACTACTAAAGACTAATAACTAAAGACTAAAAACTATTTAATGAAACCAAGCATCCCAAAAGGAACAAGAGATTTTTCTCCAACAGAAGTAGCAAATCGTACGTATATAATGAATACGATTAAAACGGCTTTTGAAACATTCGGATTTCAACCTATTGAAACTCCAAGTTTTGAAAATTCGTCTACACTTATGGGAAAATACGGTGAAGAAGGTGATCGTTTGATTTTTAAAATCTTGAATTCTGGAGACTTTCTTAAAAAAGCAGATGAAAAGCTTTTGGCTGAAAAAAATAGTTTAAAAGTTACTTCTCAAATCTCTGAAAAAGCATTGCGTTACGATTTAACAGTGCCATTTGCACGTTACGTTGTACAACACCAAAACGACATTACGTTTCCTTTTAAAAGATATCAAGTTCAGCCTGTTTGGAGAGCAGATAGACCACAAAAAGGGCGTTTTAGAGAGTTTTTTCAGTGTGATGCAGATGTTGTTGGTAGTAAATCTTTGGTACAAGAAGTTGAGTTTATTCAGTTGTATGATACTGTTTTTACCAATCTTGGTTTAGCAGGAACAACTATAAAAATGAACAATCGTAAAATTTTATCTGGAATTGCAGAGGTTATTGGCGCTTCTGATAAATTGATAGATTTTACTGTTGCCTTAGATAAATTAGACAAAATTGGTAAAGATGGCGTTGTTACCGAAATGCTTTCTAAAGGAATTACTTCGGAAGCTATCGAGAAAGTTCAGCCGTTATTCGATTTTAGCGGAAGTAATTTAGACAAATTAGCTTCGTTAGAAAATATGCTTTCAACTTCGGAAGAAGGTTTGCAAGGTGTAAACGATTTACGTTTTGTAATAAATACAATTGAAGTCTTAGGTTTACAAACTGCTGGGTTAGAAATTGATGTTACGTTAGCTCGTGGATTAAATTATTATACAGGTGCAATTTTTGAAGTTGCTGCTCCAGAAGGTGTAAAAATGGGTTCTATTGGTGGCGGTGGAAGATATGACGATTTAACAGGAATCTTTGGATTAAAAGATGTTTCTGGAGTTGGAATTTCGTTTGGTTTGGATAGAATTTACCTTGTTTTAGAAGAACTAGGTTTGTTTAAATCGGTAGATTTACCAAAACCTAAAGTGTTGTTTTTAAATTTTAATGAAGCAGAAATTTTGTTAAAAATGAAAGCTATTAAAACTTTACGCGACAACAGTATAAAAAGTGAATTATATCCTGATGTTGCTGGAAGTAATAAGCAACAAAAGAAACAATTTAAATATGCTACAACTAGAGAAATTGAATTTGTAGTTACTGAAATTGAAAACGATAAGTTTGTGGTTAAAAATAATGGCGAGCAGTTTTTACTTTCTGTTGAAGAGTTGATTGAAAAGACTAAATAAGTTGAGTTTGTCATTCTTTTGAAGGAAGGAATTCAGAAAAACGATAATTTAGATTCCTGCTTGCGCTGGAATGACAGGAATTTTGCAAGTACGCCCGCGTTAGGGATTGAAGCATTTGTTTGAGCTCTTTATGTTTTTTATAAAAACAAAAAAGCGAGTGCGGAAAGCCCGCTCGAACGCCCTAAAAATAATTAGAATTAAAACAATAAAGTTGTAACTTTGCAACTTAAATATAGTACGAAATGTTTGAAGTGAATAACAACAAAATGAATGACGAGAGAAGTAAGGAAATAGGAGAGAACCACGTTGGTACATCGGCAACAACGCCGTTACGTGCTGATGCTTTTGATATTTCTGACGAAGAAAAAATTGAAAGAATCCAAAAAAGTGTTAAAGATATTTTAACCACTTTAGGAATGGATTTAACAGATGATAGTTTACAAGGTACTCCAAAAAGAGTTGCAAAATCTTTTGTAAATGAAATTTTTATGGGTCTTGATCCTAAAAATATGCCAAAAGCATCTACGTTTGATAATAATTACAACTACGGAGAAATGTTGGTTGAGAAGAATATAGTTGTATATTCTACTTGCGAGCATCACTTATTACCAATTATTGGTAGAGCGCATGTTGCTTATATTTCTGACGGAAAAGTTATTGGTTTGTCTAAAATGAACCGAATTGTAGAATATTTTTCTAAAAGACCACAAGTGCAAGAGCGTTTAACAATGCAAGTTGTACAAGCAATGCAAGAGGCTTTAGGAGTAGAAGATGTTGCTTGTGTTATAGACGCAAAACATTTATGTGTTAATTCTCGTGGAATTAAAGACATTGAAAGCTCTACAGTTACGGCTGAATTTGGTGGGAAATTTAAAGAAAGAGAAACTAAAAGAGAGTTTTTAGACTATTTAAAGATGAATACGGACTTTGATTGATATATTATTAATCTTTTTTGATATTAGAAAACGTTGTAAACACTAAGGGTACAACGTTTTTTTATTGCTAAAAATCAGTTATTTAGATATTTATGAAAGAAATTTAACATTTTTTTGCTTAATATGAGTTTTTGGCACTACATTTGCAATTCAATAAAACGTTGCAAGTAATTAAACGAGCAACACATTAAATTATATTACAATGAATAAAGGTACCGTAAAATTCTTCAACGAATCTAAAGGATTCGGATTTATTACAGAAGAAGGAAACAACAAAGAACATTTTGTACACGTGTCAGGATTAATCGATGAAATTCGTGAGAACGATGAAGTTGAATTTGACTTACAAGATGGAAGAAAAGGATTAAACGCAGTAAACGTAAGAGTTATATAATTATATATTTTATTACCGTTAAATTTTTAAAAGCCTATCAATTTTTTGATAGGCTTTTTTTATTTTTGATATTTAAAATTTTAAATTATGATTGACGGAAGAAAAAGAAGTAATGTTACTGTTGGCTTATTTGTGGAGGTTGTACAAAAGAACCACCAAAGAACAGGGGAACTTACTGAAGGAGTTGTTAGTAGGTTACTTACAAAATCTCCAAATCATCCACATGGAATTAAAGTGCAGCTAGAATCTGGTATTGTTGGTAGAGTAAAAAATATTATTGAGGAAGATTAAATTTTAAATCTTTGATTGCT of the Tenacibaculum todarodis genome contains:
- a CDS encoding pentapeptide repeat-containing protein, translating into MTDNYFDSEEYSKNDFTTTKIKKGEYDNCTFSNCNFEGIHASNIQFVECEFIDCNFSNTIVKDTAFKDVNFINCKMIGVKFNEVDPFLLQFSFKDCQLNYSSFYQLKMPNTRFIDCNLEEVDFTETDVISTIFDKSDLQLAIFSRTNLEKSDFRTAFNFNINPENNKLKGAKFSKENLVGLLLNYNIVIE
- a CDS encoding YihY/virulence factor BrkB family protein, whose translation is MTKEIEDKLEKIPIVNLLVKFGKKIKIPGLEGMSLYDVIEMYIIGIVKGALTTRAGGIAFSFFMAIFPFMLFVLSLIPYIPIEGFQDNLFSLIQEMLPPKTFEAVDVVIKDIINNQYGGLLSFGFLASMFLMTNGVNAIFGGFEYSYHVKEFRNVFRAYFVSLGVSLLMVLFLIVTVVLIIYYQIALTRIDKIGWLDTVDLNLFYWGRGLLFLLMIFTIVSLLFRFGTTQGKEVKFFSAGAILTTVLSLFTFYVFGIYVVKFATYNQLYGSIGTLLILMLFVWLNAIILLLGFELNASLYSLRRRNKTFTTPKKL
- the hisS gene encoding histidine--tRNA ligase; this translates as MKPSIPKGTRDFSPTEVANRTYIMNTIKTAFETFGFQPIETPSFENSSTLMGKYGEEGDRLIFKILNSGDFLKKADEKLLAEKNSLKVTSQISEKALRYDLTVPFARYVVQHQNDITFPFKRYQVQPVWRADRPQKGRFREFFQCDADVVGSKSLVQEVEFIQLYDTVFTNLGLAGTTIKMNNRKILSGIAEVIGASDKLIDFTVALDKLDKIGKDGVVTEMLSKGITSEAIEKVQPLFDFSGSNLDKLASLENMLSTSEEGLQGVNDLRFVINTIEVLGLQTAGLEIDVTLARGLNYYTGAIFEVAAPEGVKMGSIGGGGRYDDLTGIFGLKDVSGVGISFGLDRIYLVLEELGLFKSVDLPKPKVLFLNFNEAEILLKMKAIKTLRDNSIKSELYPDVAGSNKQQKKQFKYATTREIEFVVTEIENDKFVVKNNGEQFLLSVEELIEKTK
- the folE gene encoding GTP cyclohydrolase I FolE, giving the protein MFEVNNNKMNDERSKEIGENHVGTSATTPLRADAFDISDEEKIERIQKSVKDILTTLGMDLTDDSLQGTPKRVAKSFVNEIFMGLDPKNMPKASTFDNNYNYGEMLVEKNIVVYSTCEHHLLPIIGRAHVAYISDGKVIGLSKMNRIVEYFSKRPQVQERLTMQVVQAMQEALGVEDVACVIDAKHLCVNSRGIKDIESSTVTAEFGGKFKERETKREFLDYLKMNTDFD
- a CDS encoding cold-shock protein, which codes for MNKGTVKFFNESKGFGFITEEGNNKEHFVHVSGLIDEIRENDEVEFDLQDGRKGLNAVNVRVI
- a CDS encoding YwbE family protein, with protein sequence MIDGRKRSNVTVGLFVEVVQKNHQRTGELTEGVVSRLLTKSPNHPHGIKVQLESGIVGRVKNIIEED